A single region of the Syntrophotaleaceae bacterium genome encodes:
- a CDS encoding PilZ domain-containing protein, with protein sequence MKRVLIGDDRDKLLATLETILKHWGYRALASSSSSQLLALLQETEPDLLIMGEKLLKERARPLREEVFHFAAKGVPLLILCKGADPFDLNVPHESLSVPLDIFTLFELVQKYLEKYPRKNIRLPMKLPGMLCLGRTCHLAEVLSLSTKGLFIKTGFRLKEGERFHIAFPLMGMKREVELEGKVLYCVNPDPENNFLQGIGVEFTSLDEKTLKDLQTFIESCFLEGLPRQLGERLVLESQKTSEILEPTLRLISPAQLKSSLYPE encoded by the coding sequence ATGAAACGCGTTCTGATCGGTGATGACCGGGACAAGCTTCTCGCAACCCTGGAAACCATTCTCAAACACTGGGGATACCGGGCCCTGGCGTCATCCAGCAGCAGTCAGCTTCTCGCGCTGCTTCAGGAGACCGAACCCGATCTGCTGATCATGGGGGAGAAACTGCTTAAGGAAAGGGCGCGCCCACTGCGGGAGGAAGTTTTTCATTTCGCCGCCAAAGGCGTTCCGCTGCTGATTCTCTGTAAAGGCGCCGACCCTTTTGATTTGAACGTGCCTCACGAATCCCTGTCGGTACCGCTCGACATCTTCACTCTGTTCGAGCTGGTTCAGAAGTACCTTGAAAAATATCCCCGAAAAAATATCCGTCTGCCCATGAAACTTCCCGGCATGCTTTGCCTGGGTCGAACCTGCCATCTGGCGGAAGTTCTCAGCCTCAGCACCAAAGGGCTCTTCATCAAAACCGGCTTCCGCCTGAAGGAGGGGGAGCGGTTTCATATCGCTTTTCCATTGATGGGCATGAAAAGGGAGGTGGAACTTGAAGGAAAGGTGCTGTATTGCGTGAATCCCGATCCGGAAAACAATTTTCTCCAGGGAATCGGTGTCGAGTTCACCTCTTTGGACGAAAAAACCCTGAAAGACCTTCAGACTTTCATTGAAAGCTGCTTTCTCGAAGGGCTTCCCCGCCAACTGGGCGAACGGCTGGTTTTGGAAAGTCAGAAGACATCCGAAATTCTTGAACCTACTCTGAGATTGATCTCTCCCGCCCAGTTGAAGTCTTCCCTCTATCCGGAGTAG
- the ptsP gene encoding phosphoenolpyruvate--protein phosphotransferase produces MKQLGVATLEDISTLILQSHDLDETLNNIVSLVARRMNSEVCSIYLMEADGETLRLRATQGLSSASVGRVTMKITEGLTGLAAEQRRVVAIEDAQTHPRYRYFEETGEELFHSFLGIPLFDRKLPIGVLVIQTREPRRFSTEEISALSTIAFQVASIVINARLLDFIHQKEQEADRYARELEQTRKSLLQPDSPPVEIQRKALLRGTVAYPGLASGPAHLMVSQCGFADILHDEKVGSREEELEKIEQALEKTCIQTLFLEKRMAERLSPDDAAIFHTHLMILEDRAFLQRLQGEIEQGHSALYALKTVVDQYIEAFERMDDPYLRERAADMRDIGRRLAANLTGRETPVMELNHPGILVAREILPSDMAALDHQLILGIVTESGEKNSHAVILAKALGIPALVGVKGAVKAVRPEDAVILDANSGCLYVQPPPNIVEEYRRLEDDARNQLHLLEEFAHLPAITRDGTRVVLRANIGLVSDIAIAQRNGAEGVGLYRTEFPYMIRADFPGREEQYRLYARVVEGFAGLPVTIRTLDIGGDKGLPYFRPPKEENPFMGWRSVRVSLDNRDIFRTQIEAILMAGIHGPVKLLFPMISGLDELHACKEVIEEARLNLVEEKVPFSEFLPLGVMIEVPAAVKLAPQLAQEVDFFALGTNDLIQYMLAADRNNPLVSKYYDPLHPAVLLVLQEVAEVARKAEKGLCLCGEMASDPAHILALLGMGIREFSMAAPFIPRTKALLQRLSIEEAEKATARALEMRDSRRIREYLLEVLQGLGQGA; encoded by the coding sequence GTGAAGCAACTCGGCGTCGCCACGCTGGAAGATATCAGCACTCTGATCCTGCAGTCTCACGATCTGGACGAAACCCTGAACAATATCGTTTCGCTGGTCGCCCGCCGGATGAACTCCGAGGTCTGCTCCATCTATCTGATGGAGGCCGATGGGGAAACCCTGCGACTGCGAGCCACACAGGGCCTTTCCTCGGCCTCGGTGGGCCGGGTTACCATGAAAATCACCGAGGGACTCACCGGCCTGGCCGCCGAACAGCGCCGGGTGGTGGCCATCGAGGACGCTCAGACCCACCCCCGCTACCGTTATTTCGAGGAGACCGGGGAGGAACTTTTCCATTCCTTCCTCGGCATCCCCCTTTTCGACCGCAAACTGCCGATCGGGGTGCTGGTGATTCAGACCCGGGAGCCTCGGCGTTTTTCGACAGAGGAGATCAGCGCCCTGTCGACCATCGCCTTCCAGGTGGCCTCCATCGTCATCAATGCCCGGCTTCTTGATTTTATCCATCAGAAGGAGCAGGAGGCGGACCGTTACGCCAGGGAGCTGGAACAGACCCGCAAATCCCTCCTTCAGCCCGATTCACCCCCTGTCGAAATCCAAAGAAAGGCCCTCCTGCGCGGCACCGTCGCCTATCCCGGGCTGGCCTCCGGTCCGGCTCATCTCATGGTCAGCCAATGTGGTTTTGCCGATATCCTGCACGATGAAAAGGTCGGATCCCGGGAGGAGGAACTGGAGAAAATCGAGCAGGCCCTGGAAAAGACCTGCATCCAGACCCTTTTTCTGGAAAAACGCATGGCCGAGCGGCTCTCCCCGGATGATGCCGCCATCTTCCATACACACCTTATGATTCTTGAGGACCGGGCCTTTCTGCAGAGACTGCAGGGAGAGATCGAACAGGGCCACAGCGCCCTCTATGCCCTGAAGACCGTCGTTGATCAGTATATAGAAGCATTCGAGCGCATGGACGACCCCTATCTGCGGGAACGGGCCGCGGATATGCGGGACATCGGACGCAGGCTGGCAGCCAACCTGACGGGGCGGGAGACCCCGGTGATGGAACTGAACCACCCCGGCATTCTCGTCGCCCGGGAAATACTCCCTTCGGATATGGCCGCCCTGGATCACCAACTGATCCTCGGCATCGTGACCGAATCCGGAGAGAAGAACTCCCATGCTGTCATCTTGGCCAAAGCCCTTGGCATCCCGGCTCTGGTCGGGGTCAAGGGAGCCGTCAAAGCGGTGCGCCCGGAAGATGCCGTCATTCTCGACGCCAATTCCGGCTGTCTCTATGTGCAGCCGCCCCCAAACATCGTCGAAGAGTACCGGCGGCTTGAGGATGACGCCCGTAATCAGCTGCATCTGCTGGAGGAATTCGCCCACCTGCCGGCCATTACCAGGGACGGCACCCGTGTCGTCTTGCGGGCCAATATCGGACTGGTCAGCGACATCGCCATTGCCCAGCGCAACGGGGCCGAGGGAGTGGGTCTCTATCGGACAGAGTTTCCCTATATGATCCGGGCGGATTTTCCCGGTCGGGAAGAACAGTACCGCCTCTATGCCCGGGTGGTGGAAGGGTTTGCCGGGCTGCCGGTCACCATCCGCACGCTGGACATCGGCGGCGACAAGGGATTGCCCTATTTCCGGCCGCCGAAGGAGGAGAACCCTTTCATGGGCTGGCGATCCGTGCGGGTGTCCCTGGATAATCGCGACATCTTCAGGACCCAGATTGAAGCCATCCTGATGGCCGGCATCCACGGGCCCGTCAAGCTGCTTTTCCCGATGATCAGCGGGCTGGATGAGCTCCATGCCTGCAAGGAGGTCATCGAGGAAGCCCGCTTGAATCTGGTGGAGGAAAAGGTTCCCTTCAGCGAATTCCTGCCCCTGGGGGTGATGATTGAAGTTCCGGCAGCGGTGAAACTGGCTCCGCAGCTGGCTCAGGAAGTCGATTTCTTCGCCCTGGGAACCAACGATCTGATCCAGTACATGCTGGCCGCCGACCGCAACAATCCTCTGGTCAGCAAATATTACGATCCCCTGCATCCCGCTGTGCTGCTGGTGCTGCAGGAGGTTGCCGAGGTGGCCCGAAAAGCAGAAAAAGGGTTGTGCCTGTGCGGTGAAATGGCCTCCGATCCGGCCCATATCCTGGCACTGCTCGGCATGGGCATCCGTGAGTTTTCGATGGCTGCGCCTTTTATACCAAGGACCAAGGCGCTGTTGCAGAGACTGAGCATCGAAGAGGCCGAAAAGGCGACCGCCAGGGCTCTGGAAATGCGCGACAGCCGCAGGATAAGGGAGTACCTGCTGGAGGTTCTGCAGGGGCTTGGTCAAGGGGCCTGA
- a CDS encoding valine--tRNA ligase: MKSELAKGYDPAEVEDKWYEIWEKSGFFRADEHSSKPPYSIVIPPPNVTGVLHMGHALNNTLQDILARWKRMSGFEVLWQPGTDHAGIATQNVVEKQLASEGRDRHELGRERFVERVWQWREESGGQIIHQLKRLGASCDWERERFTMDEGLSKAVREVFVTLFEEGLIYRDNRLINWCPRCHTALSDLEVEHQEQQGQLWHLRYPVKESDRVLVVATTRPETMLGDTAVAVHPEDERYAGLIGKTLLLPLVGREIPIIGDEYVDREFGSGAVKITPAHDFNDFEIGKRHNLEFVNIFDESGVVNAEGGIYQGLDRSEARRRVVEDLRQQGLLEKVDDHLNAVGECYRCKTVIEPYMSLQWYVKVGPLAEQAIEAVNQGRTRIVPEQWEKTYFEWMNNIRDWCISRQIWWGHRIPAWYCGSCGEIIVSREDPAACSRCGNGELRQDTDVLDTWFSSALWPFSTMGWPEKTVTLEKFYPTSCLVTGFDILFFWVARMMMMGLKFMGRVPFMDVYIHALVRDASGQKMSKSRGNVIDPLTVIDEYGTDSFRFTLAAFAAQGRDIKLSVERIAGYRNFVNKLWNASRFALMNLEGFDPSAIDLKKASLSMADHWILTRLNEVVRETERALAEYKFNDAAGALYAFTWHEFCDWYIELIKDDLYGEDAQRRHTSQAVLFTVLEQLLRLLHPFMPFVTEEIWQVLPGGRPAPSIMVADYVTPLAVMPDREKAEKMILIMEVIKGIRNIRGEMNVPPGKKIAAVLDCRSPESVALLQAGEGYVRSLAKVDDMQYGLGMTRPAQAATQVAGDVEILLPFAGMIDVAEEQKRLQKEIAKIEKDVTMFSSKLNNESFVAKAPADVLEKNRAKLQEAQDKLQILQESLAKIAVM, translated from the coding sequence ATGAAATCAGAACTTGCCAAAGGCTACGATCCCGCTGAAGTGGAAGACAAGTGGTACGAGATCTGGGAGAAGAGCGGCTTTTTCCGGGCCGATGAACACTCCTCCAAACCACCCTATTCGATCGTCATCCCCCCGCCCAATGTCACCGGCGTGCTCCATATGGGGCATGCGCTGAACAATACCCTGCAGGACATCCTGGCCCGCTGGAAACGGATGAGCGGCTTCGAGGTGCTGTGGCAGCCCGGCACCGATCACGCCGGTATCGCCACCCAGAACGTGGTGGAAAAGCAGCTTGCCTCCGAGGGTCGGGATCGTCACGAACTGGGACGGGAGCGGTTCGTGGAAAGGGTCTGGCAGTGGCGCGAGGAATCGGGCGGACAGATCATTCATCAGCTCAAGCGTCTCGGTGCCTCCTGTGACTGGGAGCGGGAACGTTTCACCATGGACGAGGGGTTGTCCAAGGCGGTGCGGGAAGTGTTCGTGACCCTTTTCGAAGAAGGGCTGATCTACCGTGACAATCGCCTGATCAACTGGTGTCCGCGGTGTCATACCGCCCTGTCCGATCTGGAGGTCGAGCACCAGGAACAACAGGGGCAGCTCTGGCACCTGCGCTATCCTGTCAAGGAGAGCGACCGCGTGCTGGTCGTCGCCACCACCCGCCCCGAGACCATGCTCGGGGATACGGCCGTGGCGGTTCATCCTGAAGACGAGCGTTATGCCGGGCTGATCGGCAAAACCCTGCTGCTGCCCCTGGTCGGCCGGGAAATTCCCATTATCGGTGACGAGTATGTCGACCGGGAATTCGGCAGCGGGGCGGTCAAGATCACTCCCGCCCACGATTTCAACGATTTTGAGATCGGCAAACGCCACAATCTCGAATTCGTCAACATCTTCGACGAATCGGGCGTGGTCAACGCCGAAGGCGGGATCTATCAGGGCTTGGACCGTTCCGAGGCCCGCCGCCGGGTGGTTGAGGATCTCCGCCAGCAGGGGCTGCTGGAAAAGGTCGACGACCACCTCAACGCCGTGGGCGAGTGCTACCGCTGCAAAACCGTCATCGAGCCGTACATGAGCCTGCAGTGGTACGTCAAGGTCGGCCCGCTGGCGGAGCAGGCCATTGAAGCGGTCAACCAGGGTCGCACCCGCATCGTTCCGGAACAGTGGGAGAAAACCTATTTCGAATGGATGAACAACATCCGCGACTGGTGCATCAGCCGCCAGATCTGGTGGGGACATCGCATCCCCGCCTGGTATTGCGGCAGCTGCGGCGAAATCATCGTCTCCCGTGAGGATCCCGCCGCCTGCAGCAGGTGCGGGAACGGGGAGCTGCGGCAGGATACCGATGTCCTCGACACCTGGTTCTCCTCGGCCCTGTGGCCTTTTTCGACCATGGGCTGGCCCGAGAAGACCGTTACCCTGGAAAAGTTTTATCCGACGTCCTGTCTGGTCACCGGTTTCGACATCCTGTTCTTCTGGGTGGCCCGGATGATGATGATGGGACTGAAGTTCATGGGGCGGGTCCCCTTCATGGATGTCTACATTCACGCCCTGGTCAGGGATGCCAGCGGCCAGAAGATGAGCAAGAGCCGGGGCAACGTCATCGATCCGCTGACCGTCATCGACGAATACGGCACCGATTCCTTCCGCTTCACCCTTGCGGCTTTCGCCGCCCAGGGGCGGGACATCAAGCTGTCGGTGGAGAGGATTGCCGGCTATCGCAATTTCGTCAACAAATTGTGGAACGCCAGCCGTTTCGCCCTGATGAATCTCGAGGGGTTCGATCCTTCCGCCATCGACCTGAAAAAGGCTTCCCTGTCGATGGCCGACCACTGGATCCTGACCCGCCTGAATGAAGTCGTCCGGGAGACGGAGCGGGCGCTGGCCGAGTACAAGTTCAATGACGCCGCGGGTGCCCTCTATGCTTTTACCTGGCACGAGTTCTGCGACTGGTACATCGAGCTGATCAAGGACGACCTTTACGGCGAGGACGCGCAGCGGCGCCACACCTCGCAGGCCGTTCTTTTCACCGTTCTGGAGCAGCTGCTGCGCCTGCTGCACCCCTTCATGCCCTTTGTCACCGAGGAGATCTGGCAGGTGCTTCCGGGCGGGCGTCCGGCACCTTCCATCATGGTCGCCGATTATGTCACTCCTTTAGCCGTCATGCCGGATCGGGAGAAGGCGGAAAAAATGATCCTGATCATGGAAGTCATCAAGGGGATTCGCAATATCCGGGGCGAGATGAACGTACCTCCCGGCAAGAAAATCGCCGCCGTTCTCGATTGCAGGAGTCCGGAGTCGGTCGCCCTTCTCCAGGCCGGGGAGGGTTATGTGCGGTCTCTGGCCAAGGTGGACGATATGCAGTACGGTCTCGGGATGACCCGTCCCGCCCAGGCCGCCACCCAGGTAGCCGGTGATGTCGAGATCCTGCTGCCTTTCGCCGGAATGATCGACGTTGCCGAGGAGCAGAAGCGCCTGCAGAAGGAGATTGCCAAGATCGAGAAGGATGTGACCATGTTCAGCAGCAAGCTGAACAATGAATCCTTTGTCGCCAAGGCGCCGGCCGACGTGCTGGAAAAGAACCGCGCCAAGCTCCAGGAGGCTCAAGACAAGCTGCAGATCCTGCAGGAGAGCCTGGCCAAAATCGCTGTCATGTAG
- a CDS encoding response regulator, with protein MSKMLLLADDSVTIQKVVELIFAHSDYGLKCVGNGDEALEQARLSRPDIILADAHMPGRNGYDLCAAVKADPALNRVPVLMLAGAFEPFDEEKARSVGADGWIAKPFESQSLMDEVEGLLSRSADAAAASASSEEESDLWADLGLENADAGSGEGEQWIDDEEPFVTSAPTASPEPSSAALMSEEPGFAAEEEFLFIDESDLLEDEQVEMESPAESDLDDFVFDESEETESETLPETMTEEPEVAFFPNGKAEVLPETIEPDMVDAEPAEFAMAEPETAELEMAEPELTETETTEPEPATNEPAARAAFPIPAKGNGLDYFKNAGLISRLAEPPKVEIPAPEPIVWPQEDAPVQGLTEVDVEQRVQALSEEQLNQIVERVAGAVIERLAGSILEKIAWEVVPDLAEAMIKEEIRKITETSH; from the coding sequence ATGAGCAAAATGCTGCTGTTGGCCGATGACAGCGTCACGATTCAGAAAGTCGTCGAGCTTATTTTCGCCCACTCGGATTATGGTCTGAAGTGTGTGGGCAACGGCGACGAAGCCCTTGAGCAGGCGCGCCTCTCCCGGCCCGACATCATACTGGCCGATGCTCATATGCCAGGCCGCAACGGTTATGATCTTTGTGCGGCCGTCAAAGCCGATCCGGCTCTGAACCGTGTCCCGGTGCTGATGCTGGCCGGCGCTTTTGAACCCTTTGACGAGGAGAAGGCCCGCTCGGTCGGCGCCGACGGCTGGATTGCCAAGCCTTTTGAGTCCCAGAGCCTGATGGACGAAGTGGAAGGGCTGTTGAGCCGATCGGCTGATGCGGCGGCTGCCTCCGCTTCCTCTGAAGAGGAGTCCGATCTCTGGGCCGATCTTGGCCTCGAAAATGCCGATGCCGGATCCGGAGAGGGTGAGCAATGGATCGACGACGAAGAACCTTTTGTGACCTCTGCCCCTACAGCTTCCCCGGAACCCTCATCAGCCGCTCTCATGTCCGAAGAACCTGGTTTTGCCGCCGAGGAAGAATTCCTTTTCATCGATGAAAGCGATCTGCTCGAGGATGAACAGGTCGAAATGGAATCCCCGGCCGAATCCGATCTGGATGATTTCGTCTTTGACGAGAGCGAAGAGACTGAATCGGAGACACTTCCGGAAACCATGACCGAAGAGCCGGAAGTCGCCTTTTTCCCGAATGGGAAGGCGGAAGTGCTCCCGGAAACCATTGAACCGGACATGGTCGATGCGGAACCGGCCGAGTTTGCAATGGCAGAACCGGAAACGGCAGAACTTGAAATGGCGGAACCGGAACTGACCGAGACGGAAACCACTGAACCGGAACCGGCCACAAACGAACCTGCTGCACGGGCAGCATTCCCGATCCCTGCCAAGGGGAACGGTCTCGATTATTTCAAGAACGCGGGGTTGATCAGCCGCCTGGCCGAACCCCCCAAGGTGGAAATTCCGGCTCCGGAGCCAATCGTCTGGCCGCAGGAGGATGCTCCTGTTCAGGGGCTGACCGAAGTGGACGTGGAACAGCGGGTGCAGGCGCTTTCAGAGGAACAGTTGAACCAGATCGTGGAGCGGGTCGCCGGGGCGGTCATCGAGCGGCTGGCCGGTTCCATTCTCGAAAAGATCGCCTGGGAGGTCGTTCCCGACCTAGCCGAGGCCATGATCAAGGAGGAGATACGTAAAATCACCGAAACCTCCCACTAA
- the argJ gene encoding bifunctional glutamate N-acetyltransferase/amino-acid acetyltransferase ArgJ, with the protein MTEKGINTVKGFKFAAEPSGIRKSGRLDLGMIFSDRPARCAGVYTRNRVKAAPLVITEARIGRGLCQAILVNSGNANACTGDLGRRNALHCSKLAAESLGIDEDLIAVASTGVIGVQLPMQSFEKHVPLLAGNLHEEKIDQVAAAIMTTDSFPKIAGASGTVGGNPYTLLGVAKGAGMIHPNMATMLAFVLCDAKVEESFLRQALTAAVDKSFNIVTVDGDTSTNDMVLLLANGAAGTPEIHGGTPEGEIFADRLGEVLLELAKMIVRDGEGATKLVHIRVAGAARTEDAKKAAFSVATSSLVKTAFFGEDANWGRIIAAVGYSGAQVDPDRVDIRFDQVQVVHQGLSTGKELEAQATDVLKKREFTVTVDLNLGEAEAEYYTSDLTYEYVKINAAYRT; encoded by the coding sequence ATGACGGAAAAAGGGATAAACACGGTAAAAGGATTCAAGTTCGCTGCGGAGCCCTCCGGAATCCGGAAATCGGGGCGCCTCGACCTGGGCATGATTTTTTCCGATCGCCCCGCCAGATGTGCAGGCGTTTATACCCGCAATCGGGTCAAGGCTGCGCCACTGGTGATAACGGAAGCGAGGATCGGCCGGGGCCTGTGTCAGGCGATCCTCGTCAACAGCGGCAACGCCAATGCCTGTACCGGCGATCTGGGGCGGCGAAATGCTCTGCACTGTTCAAAACTTGCTGCCGAAAGTCTGGGAATCGATGAAGATCTGATCGCTGTGGCATCCACCGGTGTGATAGGAGTCCAGCTTCCGATGCAGTCTTTCGAAAAGCATGTACCTCTGCTGGCCGGCAACCTTCACGAGGAAAAGATCGACCAGGTGGCCGCCGCAATCATGACCACCGACTCCTTTCCCAAAATCGCTGGCGCCTCAGGCACCGTCGGCGGCAATCCCTACACCCTCCTCGGGGTGGCCAAGGGTGCCGGCATGATACATCCGAATATGGCGACGATGCTGGCCTTCGTTCTCTGCGATGCGAAAGTGGAGGAGTCCTTTTTGCGTCAGGCACTGACAGCAGCGGTTGACAAATCCTTTAACATCGTGACCGTCGATGGAGATACCTCGACCAACGACATGGTGCTGCTGCTGGCCAACGGGGCCGCCGGGACCCCTGAAATTCACGGCGGGACACCAGAAGGGGAGATATTTGCCGACCGTCTTGGAGAGGTGCTGCTGGAACTGGCCAAAATGATCGTGCGCGATGGAGAAGGAGCGACAAAACTGGTTCATATCAGGGTTGCCGGCGCTGCCAGAACCGAAGATGCGAAAAAAGCCGCCTTCAGTGTGGCCACCTCCAGCCTGGTCAAAACGGCTTTTTTCGGTGAAGATGCCAACTGGGGGCGCATCATCGCGGCGGTGGGATATTCGGGGGCGCAGGTCGATCCCGATCGGGTCGATATCCGCTTTGACCAGGTGCAGGTCGTTCACCAGGGGCTCTCCACCGGCAAGGAACTGGAGGCCCAGGCCACCGATGTTCTGAAAAAAAGGGAATTCACGGTCACCGTCGATCTGAATCTGGGGGAGGCCGAGGCCGAGTACTACACTTCGGACCTGACCTATGAATACGTCAAGATCAATGCCGCCTACCGGACCTAA
- a CDS encoding MucR family transcriptional regulator, translating to MATLLEMATEIVAAHASTTPLTKEELISEVAELYNALLSLEKGEQVVSQVPEVEETKEPAISRKKAFGKDKIICMICGKAMKTLARHLKTAHNMKPSKYRKQFDIPRSQPLAARSYSESRRQMAVDRGLGENLAKARAAKAKTRKK from the coding sequence ATGGCTACTTTACTTGAAATGGCTACGGAAATCGTTGCTGCACATGCATCCACAACACCTCTTACCAAAGAAGAGTTGATATCCGAAGTGGCTGAACTCTACAATGCCCTTTTGAGCCTTGAGAAAGGAGAGCAGGTCGTCTCCCAGGTACCCGAGGTTGAAGAAACAAAAGAGCCGGCCATTTCCCGCAAGAAAGCCTTTGGCAAGGACAAGATCATCTGTATGATCTGCGGTAAAGCGATGAAGACGCTGGCCCGTCATCTGAAAACCGCACACAACATGAAACCTTCGAAGTATCGCAAGCAGTTTGACATTCCCCGCAGCCAACCTCTGGCTGCCAGGTCCTATTCTGAAAGCCGCCGGCAGATGGCCGTCGATCGGGGTCTTGGAGAGAATCTCGCCAAGGCCAGGGCTGCCAAGGCCAAGACCAGAAAAAAGTAA
- a CDS encoding phosphopentomutase translates to MNRWKRVILITLDGVGVGAQPDADAYGDAGADTLGHVARACDELCLPNLAQLGLGNIVPVAGVAPAAHPLAAYGRMQEASAGKDTTTGHWEIAGLIQREPFPSYPLGFPEEIMAAFRRKTRLDPLGNIAASGTEILRRLGEEHCRTGRPIVYTSVDSVFQIAAHEEVIPVEKLYDICRTAREILDPYRICRVIARPFAGQNAESFKRTAGRRDFSMEPNGITLLDRLLQAKLEVHGIGKIKDIFAGRGLSSSVSSSSNADGMIKTTEALSLVKNGLIFTNLVDFDTLFGHRLDPIGFGRALEGFDRWLPGFMAVMDEGDLLILTADHGCDPTTPGTDHTREYVPLLVWHKGLREGFSLGVRETFADLAATVGELFSLPMENGTGFAEQLESCDPAATPDRGKTSTGRERSISE, encoded by the coding sequence TTGAACCGCTGGAAAAGGGTTATCCTCATCACCCTGGACGGCGTCGGGGTCGGTGCCCAGCCGGATGCGGACGCCTACGGGGATGCCGGGGCCGATACCCTGGGACATGTCGCACGGGCCTGTGATGAGCTTTGTCTGCCCAACCTGGCCCAACTCGGTTTAGGGAACATCGTGCCGGTCGCGGGCGTTGCCCCCGCAGCACACCCGCTCGCGGCCTACGGACGAATGCAGGAGGCTTCTGCAGGCAAGGATACCACGACCGGACACTGGGAAATTGCAGGATTGATTCAGCGGGAGCCTTTTCCTTCATATCCGCTGGGATTTCCGGAAGAGATCATGGCTGCTTTTCGCCGCAAAACCCGGCTCGATCCTCTCGGAAACATTGCTGCAAGCGGCACTGAAATTCTTCGCCGGCTTGGAGAAGAACACTGCCGCACAGGACGTCCCATCGTCTACACAAGCGTCGATTCGGTTTTCCAGATCGCGGCCCACGAGGAGGTCATCCCCGTGGAAAAACTCTACGATATCTGCCGGACCGCCAGGGAAATCCTGGATCCCTACCGTATCTGCCGAGTCATCGCCCGCCCCTTTGCCGGACAGAATGCCGAAAGTTTCAAACGCACCGCGGGACGGCGGGATTTTTCCATGGAACCCAACGGAATCACTCTCCTCGATCGGTTGTTGCAAGCAAAGCTGGAGGTTCACGGGATCGGCAAAATCAAGGATATTTTCGCCGGCAGGGGTCTTTCCTCTTCCGTGTCCAGCAGCAGTAACGCCGATGGCATGATAAAAACGACCGAGGCCTTGTCCCTGGTAAAAAATGGCCTTATCTTCACCAATCTGGTCGACTTTGACACCCTTTTCGGGCATCGTCTCGACCCGATCGGATTCGGGCGGGCTCTGGAGGGATTCGATCGATGGCTGCCGGGGTTTATGGCGGTCATGGATGAAGGGGATCTCCTGATTCTGACCGCCGACCATGGCTGCGATCCAACGACACCGGGAACCGACCACACCCGTGAATACGTACCGCTTCTGGTCTGGCACAAGGGATTGCGGGAGGGTTTTTCTCTCGGGGTGCGCGAAACCTTTGCTGATCTGGCAGCGACCGTGGGCGAACTTTTTTCCCTGCCGATGGAAAACGGCACCGGGTTTGCCGAACAGCTGGAAAGCTGCGATCCTGCAGCTACTCCGGATAGAGGGAAGACTTCAACTGGGCGGGAGAGATCAATCTCAGAGTAG
- the deoC gene encoding deoxyribose-phosphate aldolase: MTGTEIARTIDHTLLSPLASLAQIEELCNQASGWGFASVCIPPRYVPAAARNLKGLPVAVGTVVGFPLGYATTATKVFETGEAVAAGADEIDMVVSLGDACQGRMDLVHEEISQVVLAAGKAAVKVIIECCYLQPPLLRQLAEVVIAAGGRFVKTSTGFGSGGAVLEDIQLLHEVVRGRIGIKASGGIKDWATCRNFLAAGATRIGTSSALAIMRQFLEGEEA, encoded by the coding sequence ATGACCGGGACGGAAATAGCACGCACCATCGATCACACCCTGCTGTCGCCCCTGGCCTCGCTGGCACAGATCGAGGAGCTGTGCAATCAGGCTTCCGGTTGGGGGTTTGCCTCCGTCTGCATTCCGCCCCGCTACGTTCCGGCGGCGGCGCGTAACCTGAAGGGGCTTCCCGTTGCCGTAGGTACCGTCGTGGGCTTTCCTCTGGGCTATGCCACAACGGCCACCAAGGTGTTCGAAACTGGCGAAGCTGTTGCCGCCGGGGCCGACGAGATCGACATGGTGGTCTCCCTCGGAGATGCCTGCCAGGGGCGAATGGATCTGGTCCATGAGGAAATCAGCCAGGTGGTTCTGGCTGCCGGGAAAGCGGCCGTCAAGGTCATCATCGAATGCTGTTATCTCCAGCCGCCCCTTCTGCGCCAGCTGGCGGAGGTGGTGATAGCGGCGGGTGGCCGCTTCGTCAAAACCTCCACCGGTTTTGGCAGCGGAGGGGCCGTGCTTGAAGATATCCAGCTTTTGCATGAAGTGGTCAGGGGGCGTATCGGGATCAAGGCCTCCGGAGGAATAAAGGACTGGGCAACCTGCAGAAATTTTTTGGCAGCGGGTGCCACGCGGATCGGAACCAGTTCCGCACTGGCGATCATGCGCCAGTTTTTGGAAGGGGAAGAAGCTTGA